The Streptomyces sp. NBC_00775 genome includes the window CCACGTACTCCATCACGATCCACGGCAGGCCCTCGTGTTCCAGGACGTCGTGCACGGTGACCACGTGCGGGTGCCCGCGCAGGACCGCCGCGTGCCGCGCCTCGGCACGGGCGCGCGCGATGCGGGACTCGTGCTCCTCACCACCGTCCGGCAGGTTGCGGAACCTGATCTCCTTGAGCGCGACATCGCAGTCGAGCCGCTGGTCGTGGGCGAGCCACACATGGCCCATCCCACCCGAGCCGACCTGGTCCAGCAGCCGATACCGGCCGGCGATGATCCGGCCCACTCCCGACTTCGGTGATCCTGGTGCCATCCGGTTGCTCCCCGGGTTCTGCGCTGGTTCGTACGCGGATCAGGACGTGCCTTCGGTGAGCCCACCGGAGTCGGTCGTACGGTGCACAGAGGTCGCGTAGACCACACCGGTCGCGGAGTCGCTGACACCGGGGTCGGCCGAAGCCGGGTCGCTGGAGGCCGGTGCGCCGCTGGCCGTCGGCTCCGTGGAGGTGGAGGCCGGGTCGGTCGACACGGACTCCGAGGGGGTGGCCGCCGCGCTCGTCGTGGTGTCGGGCGGGGAACCGCTCGACGCGGGCGGCAGGTCCGTCCCGCCGGACGGCGTCGGTGGCGTTGGCGGCGTCGTGTCGGGGCCGGTGCTGGATTCGCCCGGGCCGGTGGTGGTCTCGCCGGGGCCGGTGGTGGACTCGTCCGGGCCGGTGGTGGACTCGTCCGGGCCGGTGCTGGATTCGCCCGGGCCCGTGCTGGATTCGCCCGGGCCGGTGGTGGACTCGTCCGGCCCGGTGGTGGACTCGTCCGGGCCGGTGCTCGATTCGCCTGGACCCGTGCTCGACTCGTCCGGACCCGTGGTCACTGCACCGGAGTCCGGGGGAGTGCTCTGGCCGCCGCTCTCCTCGGACCGCACGAACAGCGTCACGGCCGCGCCCCACTCCAGCGTGCTGCCCTCGACGGGCTCGGAGGCGGTGACCTGGGCGTCGTCGGGCGGCAGGGAGGCGCCGTCGTACGTCATGGCGAGGCCCGCAGCAGCGAGTGCCTGGCTCGCCTCGGCGAACGTCTTCCGGGTGACCGTCGGAACGGCGTGTTCCGTGCGGGTGTCGAAGGACTGGTCGTCCTCACCCTCGGTGCCGAGTGGGCGGGCGATCCCGTGATCGGGGTTCTGGACGTCGACGAGCTGGAGCCGGTCGATGTCAGTATTCCCGGGCGGCGGCTCGACGAGCACGATGTGATCCTGGTGATAGCCGGACCACTTCTTGTTTCCGTCCTTGAACTGCACCGAAGTCTTTTTGATGTTTCCCTTGAAGGGCCGCAGCGGATTACCGCACGAGCACTTCACGGCGGGCAGCCCCTGCTGGTCGACCAGAATCGCGATTCCGGCCTGTAGCAAGGAGTTGAAGGGGACCGCCTTGCCGTGCTTGTACTCGTGATTCGTCACGAGGGTGTCGTGGCGCAACACGACGGGTGTGAGTTGATCGATATAACCCGAGATTTCGCCCGGGTCGATGTGCAGCACTCGCGCCCATTCCTGTGCCTTGGCCGAGTTCTCGGGAGCGGTGAGGAACTTCTTCAGCTGCGCCACGACGCAGGTGCCGGGCTTCGTGGACCCGCCGAACTCACCGGTGGCGCCGCCCTCAGTGTCCCCACCTGTGCCGCCACCACCTGGGGTGTTCCCGCTTCCGGGCGTGCCCCCGTACAGCCCCGGGCTGTTGCTGGCCTGCACCCCGCCGGTCGCCCGTGCCTCGGGGAGGCGGGTGTCCTTGCCCAGCTTGCCGTCCTCCTTGAAGAAGGGATTGGCCTGCGAAATCCCCGAGGCCACGGCACGCACTACGAACAATTGATCGGATTTGCTGCACCCGCTGACTATCAGCACGGAAACCAGCAGTAGAGCGATCCTTCGGGCCGCCGAAATCCCAGCCCTTTGCATGGACGCATGAAATGTCATGACCGCTCCCCCTGCGGTTTCCCCCGTGGACCCCGCGCACCGGAGGACCGGACGCGGGGGCTTCACATTCCATGCTACTGAATGCCGACGGCTTTCACGCAAGGCGAATAGAAAAGTTAATTCAGCGACCGGAAGATGACCTGGCGGCCGAAAGGGAATTCAGCGACCGCGTGCGTTGAGTGAGGCCAGATAGGCGTTGTACGCCTCGAGTTCCTTGTCGCCGTCGCGGTCCGCGGCCCGGTCCGAGCGCTTGGCCTGCCGCTGCTCGGAGCCGTACCACTGGAACAGCAGCGCGATCAGCACGAGGACGGAGGGGATCTCACTGAACGCCCAGGCGATGCCGCCCGCCGCGTTCTGGTCGGCGAGTGCGTCGATGCCGAGGGAGGCGGGCGGGTTCTTGTACGTGTTGATCATCGGCTCGGACGCCATCATCAACGCGATGCCGAAGAACGCGTGGAACGGCATGCCCGCGAACAGCTCCAGCATCCGCATCAGGTAGCCGGGTCGGTGCGGACCGGGGTCGACGCCCATGATCGGCCAGAAGAAGACCAGGCCGACGGCGAGGAAGTGGCACATCATCGCGATGTGTCCCGCCTTGGAGCCCATCAGGGAGTCGAAGATCGGCGAGAAGTACAGCCCGTACAGGCTCGCGATGAACAGCGGGATGGTGAACGCGGGGTGCGTGATGATCCGCATGTACCGGCTGTGCAGGAACATCAGCAGCAGCTCACGAGGCCCCTTGCTGCCCCGCGTCGACGCGACCGGCAGGGCGCGCAGCGCCAGCGTGATCGGCGCCCCGAGCAGGATCAGGATCGGCGACAGCATGCTGATCACCATGTGCTGCACCATGTGGACGCTGAACATGACCATGCCGTAGTCGTTCAGCTTCGTGCACATCACGAGCATCACGGTCAGCACGCCGATGACGAAGGCGGAGGTCCGGCCCCACGACCACTTGTCGCCGCGCCGCGCGAGCCGCACGACCCCCCAGCCGTACAGGCCGAGCCCCACCAGGCAGGCGACGAGGAAGAACGGGTCCGCGGACCATTCGAGCCCCCGCCCCAGCGTGAACGGCGGCAGATCCATGGTCATGCCGTGCCCGCTGTGATCCATCCGCCGGCTCCTGATTCGTACGGGTTGTGCTGTCTGTCCGAACCAGAGTAGGACTGACCCCGGTCACACCTGTGACCGGGGTCAGTGAAGCGCCCCTTCGGGGGCGCGGGGCTGTGACATTGTGCGGCTCCGCCGCGTGGGCGCGACCAGCCACGACGAACCCGCAGTCGCCGAACAGCTAAAGCACGCACTCCGCTTCCGCGTACCGCTCGTCCGGCACCGTCTTCAGGGTCTCCACGGCCTCCGCGAGCGACACCATCACGATGTCGGTCCCCCGCAGCGCCGTCATCCGACCGAACTCCCCGCGGTGCACAGCCTCCACGGCATGCCAGCCGAACCGCGTCGCGAGCACCCGGTCGTACGCGGTCGGCGTGCCGCCCCGCTGCACATGCCCGAGAATCACCGGCCGCGCCTCCTTGCCGAGCCGCTCCTCCAGCTCAAGGGAGAGCTGCCGGGCGATCCCCGCGAACCGCTCATGCCCGTAGACATCCTTGCCGCCCTCGTCGAAGGCCATGGTCCCGGCCTTCGGTTTGGCCCCCTCGGCGGCCACGACGATGGCGAACCGCTTCCCCGCCTCGAATCGCTCGCCGACCTTCGCGGCCAGTTCCTCGATGTCGAAGGGGCGTTCCGGTACGACGATGGCGTGGGCGCCGGCCGCCATGCCGGAGTGCAGCGCGATCCAGCCGGTGTGACGGCCCATGACCTCCACGATCAGGACACGCTGGTGGGACTCGGCGGTGGTCTTCAGCCGGTCCAGGGCCTCGGTCGCGACGCCGACGGCGGTGTCGAAACCGAAGGTGACATCCGTGACCGCGATGTCGTTGTCGATGGTCTTCGGCACGCCGACGATCGGCAGGCCGCTGTCCGAAAGGAGACGGGCCGCCTTGAGCGTGCCCTCGCCGCCGATCGGGATGATGGCGTCGAGGCCGAGCTCCGCGACGTGCCCCTTGGCCCGCTCCACGCCGTCACGCAGATGCGCCGGCTGGACCCGGGAGGAGCCGAGCATGGTGCCGCCGCGAGCCAGGATGCCGCTCACCGCGTCGAGGTCGAGCTTGAGGTAGTCGCACTCCAGAAGGCCTTTCCAGCCGTCCCGGAAGCCGATGACCTCGTCGCCGTGGTCGACGACGGCACGGTGCACGACGGACCGGATGACGGCGTTCAGGCCGGGGCAGTCGCCGCCGGACGTGAGGACACCAATGCGCATAGCCCGAAATACCTTCTCAACGTGGGCCGGAGACCGGACCACGCTGTCCGGCTGGACCCCGCCACCCTACCGGCGGCAGGGGGCGGGTCCGCATCGTGCGTCCGCCTGCTGGACGTCCCCGCACAGGTGAGCGGAAGTCCTGTCAGACGGGCCCTGGACGGGGCCCTGCGGAACCGTTTCTCAAGCAGGTCAGGCGGGCTGCTGGGCCGAGGCGATGCGCTCATTGCGCAGTGCCTCGTACCACCGGTCGTCGATCGGCGGCAGCGCGTTCACGTCCAGCGCCAGCTTCAGCAGCAGGTCCGCGATCTGCGGGTTGCGGGCGAGCACGGGCCCGTGCATGTACGTACCGAAGACGGTGTCGTTGTACGCGCCCTCGGTGCCGTCGCCCGTGCCGTTGCCCTTGCCGAGCCGCACGTTCGCGAAGGGACGGGCGGTGGGGCCGAGGTGGGTGACGCCCTGGTGGTTCTCGAAGCCGGTCAGCTGGGGCAGGCCCAGGCGCGGGTCGATGTCCGCGAGGACGTCGCCGACGCACCGCTCGCCCTCGCCGCGCACCGAGACCACGTCGAGCAGACCGAGGCCCGGCTCGCGCTGCCCGAGGTCGTTGATGAACTCGTGGCCGAGGATCTGGTAGCCCGCGCACACCGAGAACACGATCGCGCCGTTGCTGACCGCGCGGTGCAGGCCGCCGTCGCGGCGCAGGCGCTCCGCGGCGAGCCGCTGCGGGCGGTCCTCGCCGCCGCCGATCAGGTAGATGTCGCCGGAGGTCGGGATCGGCTGGTCGCTGCGCACGTCGAGACGGGCCACGTCGAGGCCGCGCTGGCGGGCCCGGCGCTCTACGACGAGGGCGTTGCCCTGGTCGCCGTAGGTGCTCAGCAGGTCCGGGTAGATCCACACCAGACGCAAGCTGTTGTCACTCATTCTCTTCGTCCTCCGTGGCTCAGTTGCCGACACGACGCCTCAAGTCCTGGAAAGCGGTGTAGTTCGCGATGACCTCGATACGTCCGGGCGGTGCCAGCTGCACGGCCTGGTCGAGGTTCTCG containing:
- a CDS encoding DUF6777 domain-containing protein — translated: MASGISQANPFFKEDGKLGKDTRLPEARATGGVQASNSPGLYGGTPGSGNTPGGGGTGGDTEGGATGEFGGSTKPGTCVVAQLKKFLTAPENSAKAQEWARVLHIDPGEISGYIDQLTPVVLRHDTLVTNHEYKHGKAVPFNSLLQAGIAILVDQQGLPAVKCSCGNPLRPFKGNIKKTSVQFKDGNKKWSGYHQDHIVLVEPPPGNTDIDRLQLVDVQNPDHGIARPLGTEGEDDQSFDTRTEHAVPTVTRKTFAEASQALAAAGLAMTYDGASLPPDDAQVTASEPVEGSTLEWGAAVTLFVRSEESGGQSTPPDSGAVTTGPDESSTGPGESSTGPDESTTGPDESTTGPGESSTGPGESSTGPDESTTGPDESTTGPGETTTGPGESSTGPDTTPPTPPTPSGGTDLPPASSGSPPDTTTSAAATPSESVSTDPASTSTEPTASGAPASSDPASADPGVSDSATGVVYATSVHRTTDSGGLTEGTS
- a CDS encoding cytochrome c oxidase assembly protein encodes the protein MDHSGHGMTMDLPPFTLGRGLEWSADPFFLVACLVGLGLYGWGVVRLARRGDKWSWGRTSAFVIGVLTVMLVMCTKLNDYGMVMFSVHMVQHMVISMLSPILILLGAPITLALRALPVASTRGSKGPRELLLMFLHSRYMRIITHPAFTIPLFIASLYGLYFSPIFDSLMGSKAGHIAMMCHFLAVGLVFFWPIMGVDPGPHRPGYLMRMLELFAGMPFHAFFGIALMMASEPMINTYKNPPASLGIDALADQNAAGGIAWAFSEIPSVLVLIALLFQWYGSEQRQAKRSDRAADRDGDKELEAYNAYLASLNARGR
- a CDS encoding 6-phosphofructokinase: MRIGVLTSGGDCPGLNAVIRSVVHRAVVDHGDEVIGFRDGWKGLLECDYLKLDLDAVSGILARGGTMLGSSRVQPAHLRDGVERAKGHVAELGLDAIIPIGGEGTLKAARLLSDSGLPIVGVPKTIDNDIAVTDVTFGFDTAVGVATEALDRLKTTAESHQRVLIVEVMGRHTGWIALHSGMAAGAHAIVVPERPFDIEELAAKVGERFEAGKRFAIVVAAEGAKPKAGTMAFDEGGKDVYGHERFAGIARQLSLELEERLGKEARPVILGHVQRGGTPTAYDRVLATRFGWHAVEAVHRGEFGRMTALRGTDIVMVSLAEAVETLKTVPDERYAEAECVL
- a CDS encoding type 1 glutamine amidotransferase, yielding MSDNSLRLVWIYPDLLSTYGDQGNALVVERRARQRGLDVARLDVRSDQPIPTSGDIYLIGGGEDRPQRLAAERLRRDGGLHRAVSNGAIVFSVCAGYQILGHEFINDLGQREPGLGLLDVVSVRGEGERCVGDVLADIDPRLGLPQLTGFENHQGVTHLGPTARPFANVRLGKGNGTGDGTEGAYNDTVFGTYMHGPVLARNPQIADLLLKLALDVNALPPIDDRWYEALRNERIASAQQPA